In the genome of Halococcus agarilyticus, one region contains:
- a CDS encoding alkaline phosphatase family protein translates to MTGALPERAFVLGLDGVPFDRLRAWADAGELPNVAALFEEGAAGPLESTRPANTALAWPSIATGVGPGKHGVYSFYGLTPDYRHEVNTSADVDRPALWDLLSPAIVANTPMTYPASEIDGTMVTGMMTPSREDGFTHPPELAKEIERRVPEYEIGLDWQEYVGNDEAFAADLDSLVDSRTDLLHLLMETDDWRLFFFTYTAPDRLQHLLWEEEALLDHYRQLDGVIGDAREYAAENDATLFVVSDHGFGPVAKQVNINTLFAREGYLTPKADTAARGTLSRLGVDKSSVLGALSKVGIDEHTIVDRLPEAIVDAAATQIPGGHELYDVDYRRTKAFFHGYGNVFVNDTERFDEGIVAPRDVPALKADLTELLSSLTDPETGDRVLDVYDGDDEFPTDDGSPDLVVAGREGYHVKGTLAESVFADPGVHVAEHRPEGILLAAGPDVEPGSAPTDASVVDVAPTVLHSVGDPVPADADGRVLDEIFAPDSPTAKREVATVEAASAGTASAATDGDFGDVEDRLRGLGYME, encoded by the coding sequence ATGACCGGGGCATTACCGGAACGGGCGTTCGTCCTCGGCCTCGACGGCGTGCCGTTCGACCGGCTGCGCGCGTGGGCCGACGCGGGCGAACTCCCGAACGTCGCGGCGCTGTTCGAGGAGGGGGCCGCGGGCCCGCTCGAGAGCACGCGGCCCGCGAACACCGCCCTCGCGTGGCCCTCGATCGCCACCGGCGTCGGGCCCGGCAAACACGGCGTCTACTCGTTTTACGGGCTCACGCCTGACTACCGACACGAGGTCAACACCAGCGCGGACGTCGACCGGCCGGCGCTGTGGGACCTGCTCTCGCCCGCGATCGTGGCGAACACGCCGATGACCTACCCCGCGAGCGAGATCGACGGCACGATGGTCACCGGGATGATGACGCCCTCGCGCGAGGACGGGTTCACCCACCCGCCCGAACTCGCCAAGGAGATCGAACGCCGGGTCCCCGAGTACGAGATCGGTCTCGACTGGCAGGAGTACGTGGGCAACGACGAGGCGTTCGCCGCCGACCTCGATTCGCTCGTCGATTCGCGCACCGACCTCCTCCACCTGTTGATGGAGACCGACGACTGGCGGCTGTTTTTCTTCACCTACACGGCCCCCGATCGGCTCCAGCACCTGCTGTGGGAGGAGGAGGCCCTCCTCGATCACTACCGCCAGCTCGACGGCGTGATCGGCGACGCCCGCGAGTACGCCGCCGAGAACGACGCGACGCTGTTCGTCGTCTCGGATCACGGGTTCGGGCCGGTTGCGAAGCAGGTCAACATCAACACCCTGTTCGCGCGCGAGGGGTACCTGACGCCGAAAGCGGACACCGCGGCGCGGGGGACGCTCTCGCGGCTCGGCGTGGACAAATCCAGCGTGCTCGGCGCGCTCTCGAAGGTCGGGATCGACGAGCACACCATCGTGGACCGCCTCCCGGAGGCGATCGTCGACGCCGCCGCAACGCAGATCCCCGGCGGCCACGAGCTGTACGACGTGGACTACCGCCGGACGAAGGCCTTCTTCCACGGGTACGGCAACGTCTTCGTCAACGACACCGAGCGCTTCGACGAGGGGATCGTCGCCCCGCGCGACGTCCCGGCGCTCAAAGCCGATCTGACCGAGCTCCTCTCGTCGCTCACCGATCCCGAGACCGGCGACCGAGTGCTCGACGTGTACGACGGTGACGACGAGTTCCCGACCGACGACGGCTCGCCGGATCTCGTGGTCGCGGGCCGGGAGGGCTACCACGTGAAGGGCACGCTCGCCGAGTCGGTGTTCGCCGATCCGGGCGTCCACGTCGCCGAGCACCGGCCCGAGGGGATCCTCCTCGCCGCCGGCCCCGACGTGGAGCCAGGGAGCGCGCCGACCGACGCGAGCGTCGTCGACGTCGCGCCGACGGTGCTCCACAGCGTCGGCGACCCGGTGCCAGCGGACGCTGACGGCCGCGTCCTCGACGAGATCTTCGCTCCCGACTCCCCGACGGCGAAGCGCGAGGTGGCGACCGTCGAGGCCGCGAGCGCCGGCACCGCATCCGCCGCGACCGACGGCGACTTCGGCGACGTCGAGGACCGACTCCGCGGCCTCGGGTACATGGAGTGA
- a CDS encoding glycosyltransferase family 4 protein has translation MRDTQLLIVGRHGPGGIGQYISEQRRHLAGEMRVDSHKSGAFSTDGLLVFVRSVLTIIWYALTYTVRSPPDIVHVHSSHRFSFYRAGYYALFARYVWGCPVVFHVHGSSFDVFVSTASWPVRRYQALVFDAADEIVVLSEYWKDTLSEHTDAEKLTVIPNAVDVGDYTPAFDGGAPHVVSVSNQIPRKGVVELATAIDDLVDRGLDFRVTIAGKGPLSRYAETLAATHDEVEYLGYVSEAKKQRLLGSGSIFVLPAYAEGLPIAMLEAMAAGNAIVATTVGAIPEVIGEDNGLLVAPRDPDDLADALAELVADPDRVAAMGERNRAAAVERYAWSTVTEELLATYEQHLDVGERARP, from the coding sequence ATGCGCGACACCCAGCTCCTGATCGTCGGCCGCCACGGACCCGGCGGGATCGGCCAGTACATCAGCGAACAGCGCCGCCACCTCGCGGGCGAGATGCGCGTCGATTCGCACAAGAGCGGTGCGTTTTCGACCGACGGGCTTCTCGTATTCGTTCGGTCGGTGCTCACCATCATCTGGTACGCACTCACGTACACCGTGCGATCCCCACCCGACATCGTCCACGTCCACTCCTCACACCGGTTCTCGTTCTATCGCGCGGGCTACTACGCCCTGTTCGCGAGGTACGTCTGGGGCTGTCCCGTCGTGTTCCACGTCCACGGCTCCTCGTTCGACGTGTTCGTCTCGACCGCGTCCTGGCCGGTCCGACGCTATCAGGCGCTGGTGTTCGACGCCGCCGACGAGATCGTGGTGCTCTCGGAGTACTGGAAGGACACGCTCTCCGAGCACACCGACGCCGAGAAGCTCACCGTGATCCCGAACGCGGTCGACGTCGGCGACTACACCCCCGCGTTCGACGGCGGGGCACCACACGTGGTGTCGGTCTCGAACCAGATCCCGCGCAAGGGCGTCGTCGAACTCGCGACCGCGATCGACGATCTCGTGGATCGTGGCCTCGACTTCCGGGTGACGATCGCCGGCAAGGGACCGCTCTCCCGGTACGCCGAGACGCTCGCGGCGACCCACGACGAGGTCGAGTACCTCGGCTACGTCTCGGAGGCGAAGAAACAGCGACTCCTCGGCTCCGGATCGATCTTCGTGCTCCCGGCGTACGCCGAGGGGTTGCCGATCGCGATGCTCGAAGCGATGGCCGCGGGCAACGCCATCGTCGCGACCACCGTCGGCGCGATTCCGGAGGTCATCGGCGAGGACAACGGCCTCCTCGTCGCGCCGCGCGACCCCGACGACCTCGCCGACGCGCTCGCCGAACTCGTCGCCGACCCCGATCGAGTGGCCGCGATGGGCGAACGGAACCGTGCGGCGGCGGTGGAGCGGTACGCGTGGTCGACGGTGACCGAGGAGCTCCTCGCGACGTACGAACAGCATCTCGACGTCGGCGAACGCGCCCGGCCGTAA
- a CDS encoding glycosyltransferase, which yields MHVCLLLAGTFPPDERTRSHAAALREAGHTVSVVCRGGPREAEHETIDQIDVRRVSDETLYAGVRGTIDGAQYALRAIQPAWLRAIDAIDEERAIDACCVMDLRLVRTGLRAGGAHDVSVVADLPGNAPALERRRNRAEGWGDRLRSPRTLARRLFLSPWRLGRLETGPLGDVDRLVTSCEEARARYVREVGIDPERVAVVRDTAADPNAPIEIDDHGLGFDPDVTFVVTAFVGEGPDYDLETLVAAAARAADEAVSLHLVLVGDLDPETADALETQARRAVAGGRLTFRTATDPDRVPVYVAASDVCVFPARPSAVTETAIPSTAFRAMAMGVPVIATDVGPTSRIVRRTNAGRVVPVGDHEALTAALVALADSDTAAEYRSSGRRAVESRYHRERDAARLASLYESLSRAELGSGDLVGDLRAVRRGGSTAP from the coding sequence ATGCACGTCTGCTTGCTGCTCGCGGGCACGTTCCCGCCGGACGAACGAACCCGGAGTCACGCTGCTGCGCTCCGCGAGGCGGGTCACACGGTCTCCGTCGTGTGTCGCGGCGGGCCTCGCGAGGCCGAACACGAGACGATCGACCAGATCGACGTGCGACGAGTGTCCGACGAGACGCTGTACGCCGGCGTTCGGGGAACGATCGATGGCGCGCAGTACGCCCTTCGAGCGATCCAGCCCGCGTGGCTGCGCGCCATCGATGCGATCGACGAGGAGCGCGCGATCGACGCCTGCTGCGTGATGGACCTCCGCCTCGTGAGGACCGGGCTGCGGGCCGGTGGAGCCCACGACGTGTCGGTGGTCGCCGACCTGCCCGGAAACGCGCCAGCGCTCGAACGGCGACGCAACCGAGCGGAGGGGTGGGGCGACCGACTCCGAAGTCCTCGAACGCTCGCCCGCCGGCTGTTCCTCTCGCCGTGGCGGCTGGGCCGACTCGAAACCGGGCCGCTCGGCGACGTCGATCGGCTCGTGACGTCCTGCGAGGAGGCCCGCGCACGCTACGTCCGTGAGGTGGGGATCGACCCCGAGCGCGTGGCGGTCGTCCGCGACACCGCCGCGGACCCGAACGCGCCGATCGAGATCGACGACCACGGCCTCGGCTTCGATCCCGACGTGACGTTCGTGGTCACCGCGTTCGTAGGCGAGGGTCCCGATTACGACCTCGAAACGCTCGTCGCGGCGGCCGCGCGGGCGGCGGACGAGGCCGTGAGCCTCCATCTGGTGCTCGTCGGCGACCTCGATCCGGAGACCGCGGACGCCCTCGAAACCCAGGCCCGGCGCGCGGTGGCGGGCGGCCGGCTCACCTTCCGGACGGCGACCGATCCGGACCGCGTTCCCGTGTACGTCGCCGCGAGCGACGTCTGCGTGTTCCCCGCTCGCCCGTCGGCAGTCACCGAGACGGCGATCCCGTCGACGGCCTTCCGCGCGATGGCGATGGGCGTTCCAGTGATCGCGACCGATGTCGGGCCCACGTCGCGGATCGTCCGTCGGACGAACGCCGGACGCGTGGTGCCCGTCGGGGATCACGAGGCGCTCACCGCGGCCCTGGTCGCGCTCGCCGACTCCGACACCGCCGCCGAGTACCGATCGAGCGGGCGACGCGCGGTCGAATCCCGGTATCACCGCGAGCGCGACGCCGCGCGTCTCGCGTCGCTCTACGAGTCGCTCTCGCGGGCCGAACTCGGTAGTGGTGATCTCGTCGGTGATCTCAGAGCGGTCCGTCGAGGAGGTTCGACAGCGCCATGA
- a CDS encoding methyltransferase domain-containing protein, producing MTRDARLKRWVNQPPASPIVEALRAAERRRALELLGTNDRVLDLASEAGVTEGIDASVTRVDFSPAASEYAEQVLGDAADAFRTADPESPQLPFDAGTFDAAVSIGPYDWKFLAVDDLTEEVDRVLAPDGRFVFSVPTPRSPYAAASWRLNRYYTPAEALSVISPGWRLTDYELVFQYPYYAHMAVSTLPDRYQEPFVDLGERASDVLTARERWDDASYLVLAVEPHQYREHLDGALDCLYRPIDENGFWDESEGKLLRALDYEITGGETGEPTFSWTPDDRELWRYAPFALMGTMQWRTSALATEAYDAKIERALEYVVGRIEGGALDEMPSYGIGPLTCAFALAADVFDDENERIARRLFEHARERFDFTHAEDSLLAYGWSYLYERDPDPEIRDALSDALWTMNDRLVPEGLFAFDNHTTRRHQNQMYACWGFARAAEITGQTGYLDGVERVLDYTIEHRMRDDGAFVWEDVSLPRRVRRGTTKRLGFRPPHWDFLYECHQTFFVNAVAHYYRAGGERDYDRTVRRAMSWIYGDSSRGDLVDLSGVGVPMRFLTVDDRLDVDDQMYKGSYEIGSYVMALSNLLDGPL from the coding sequence GTGACCCGCGACGCACGTCTGAAGCGGTGGGTGAACCAGCCGCCGGCCAGCCCGATCGTCGAGGCCCTCCGCGCCGCCGAGCGCCGGCGCGCGCTTGAGCTCCTCGGCACGAACGACCGCGTGCTCGATCTCGCCTCCGAGGCCGGCGTCACCGAGGGGATCGACGCATCGGTGACGCGGGTGGACTTCTCGCCCGCCGCGAGCGAGTACGCCGAGCAGGTGCTCGGCGACGCCGCCGACGCGTTCCGCACCGCCGACCCCGAATCACCCCAACTCCCGTTCGACGCCGGCACGTTCGACGCCGCGGTGTCGATCGGCCCGTACGACTGGAAGTTCCTCGCGGTCGACGATCTCACAGAGGAAGTCGATCGAGTGCTCGCGCCCGACGGCCGGTTCGTCTTCTCGGTGCCGACACCGCGGTCGCCGTACGCCGCCGCCAGCTGGCGGCTCAACCGGTACTACACGCCCGCGGAGGCGCTCTCCGTGATCTCGCCGGGCTGGCGACTCACGGACTACGAACTCGTCTTCCAGTACCCCTACTACGCCCACATGGCGGTGAGCACGCTGCCGGATCGATATCAAGAACCGTTCGTCGATCTCGGCGAGCGCGCGAGCGACGTCCTCACCGCGCGCGAGCGGTGGGACGACGCGTCGTACCTCGTGCTCGCGGTCGAGCCACATCAGTATCGGGAACACCTCGATGGCGCGCTCGACTGCCTGTACCGGCCGATCGACGAAAACGGGTTCTGGGACGAGAGCGAGGGGAAGCTCCTCCGGGCGCTGGATTACGAGATCACCGGTGGGGAGACAGGGGAGCCGACGTTCTCGTGGACGCCGGACGACCGCGAACTGTGGCGGTACGCCCCGTTCGCGCTGATGGGGACGATGCAGTGGCGGACATCGGCCCTCGCCACCGAAGCGTACGACGCGAAGATCGAGCGCGCGCTCGAATACGTCGTCGGGCGGATCGAGGGAGGGGCGCTCGACGAGATGCCGAGCTACGGCATCGGCCCACTGACCTGTGCGTTCGCGCTCGCCGCCGACGTCTTCGACGACGAGAACGAACGGATCGCCCGCCGGCTGTTCGAACACGCGCGCGAACGCTTCGACTTCACCCACGCCGAGGACAGTCTCCTCGCCTACGGCTGGTCGTATCTCTACGAGCGCGACCCCGATCCGGAGATCCGCGACGCCCTCTCGGACGCCCTCTGGACGATGAACGACCGTCTCGTTCCCGAGGGACTGTTCGCGTTCGACAACCACACCACCCGCCGCCACCAGAACCAGATGTACGCCTGCTGGGGGTTCGCGCGCGCCGCCGAGATCACCGGCCAGACGGGCTACCTCGACGGCGTCGAGCGCGTGCTCGACTACACCATCGAGCACCGGATGCGCGACGACGGCGCGTTCGTCTGGGAGGACGTCTCGCTGCCCCGGCGCGTCCGGCGAGGAACGACCAAACGCCTCGGTTTCCGGCCGCCCCACTGGGATTTCCTCTACGAGTGCCACCAGACGTTCTTCGTCAACGCGGTCGCACACTACTACCGCGCGGGCGGCGAACGCGACTACGATCGCACGGTCCGGCGTGCGATGTCGTGGATCTACGGCGACAGTTCGCGCGGCGATCTCGTCGATCTCTCGGGGGTCGGCGTCCCGATGCGATTCCTGACCGTCGACGACCGGCTCGACGTCGACGACCAGATGTACAAAGGCTCCTACGAGATCGGCTCGTACGTCATGGCGCTGTCGAACCTCCTCGACGGACCGCTCTGA
- a CDS encoding glycosyltransferase family 2 protein: MCPPPDDSSAESDSDAPLVSVVIPTYYRNDRLGGAIESVLDQDHPTEIIVVDDSGESHAAPVVAEYDVTYLELDRNRGSNPARTVGAERASGDFVQFLDDDDRLLPTKLARQIALLEHTEAGVAYCGMTFEGGRTVLPDPDVRGDVLEPALAFEMSPCVTSTMLIACDALDAVLPLAERPGGDDLGMMIDLARRATFEFVDDSLVRRGVIDDSRGKSPGLIRGRLEIVREYDDLYRAASPEIRADALANTYRLEGRMHLRDSRWSGAAVRSFARACYHAPSLRTAVPLGASLFGQPGMDAMQRVYRLVR; the protein is encoded by the coding sequence ATGTGCCCGCCACCCGACGACTCGTCCGCGGAGTCCGATTCGGACGCCCCGCTCGTCTCGGTCGTGATCCCTACCTACTACCGCAACGACCGCCTCGGCGGCGCGATCGAGAGCGTGCTCGATCAGGACCACCCCACCGAGATCATTGTCGTCGACGACTCCGGCGAGAGCCACGCCGCGCCGGTCGTCGCCGAGTACGACGTCACGTACCTCGAACTCGATCGAAATCGGGGATCGAACCCCGCGCGGACGGTGGGTGCGGAGCGCGCTTCTGGGGATTTCGTCCAGTTCCTCGACGACGACGACCGACTTTTACCTACCAAACTCGCCCGCCAGATCGCGCTGCTCGAACACACCGAGGCGGGGGTGGCGTACTGCGGGATGACCTTCGAGGGCGGCCGCACCGTGCTGCCCGATCCCGACGTGCGGGGGGACGTACTCGAACCCGCGCTCGCGTTCGAAATGTCGCCGTGTGTGACCTCCACGATGTTGATCGCGTGCGACGCCCTCGACGCGGTGTTGCCGCTCGCGGAGCGGCCAGGCGGCGACGACCTCGGCATGATGATCGATCTCGCGCGCCGGGCGACCTTCGAGTTCGTCGACGATTCCCTCGTGCGCCGGGGCGTGATCGACGACTCCCGCGGGAAGTCGCCGGGACTGATCCGCGGCCGCCTGGAGATCGTTCGGGAGTACGACGATCTCTACCGGGCGGCCTCGCCCGAGATACGGGCGGACGCGCTCGCCAACACCTACCGGCTGGAGGGCCGGATGCATCTGCGCGATAGCCGTTGGTCGGGCGCGGCCGTCCGGTCGTTCGCGCGGGCGTGCTATCACGCGCCGTCGCTCCGGACGGCAGTTCCGCTGGGCGCGTCGCTGTTCGGCCAACCCGGAATGGACGCGATGCAGCGGGTCTACCGTCTCGTTCGGTAG
- a CDS encoding glycosyltransferase family 2 protein, whose amino-acid sequence MTLVSAVLPTYNRAEYVSGAVDTVLEQTHDEIEVVVVNDGSTDDTAAELDTYADDDRVRVRHNDENRGISTSMNRAAAVADGEFVCVLNDDDRWHPEKVEKQLDAFADLGEDYGVIYTGGVVRQGEKIVRVYRPDREGDIYPDVIARFGLHPHSSHMLRAECFDLGGFDPDFPRGVDWDHCIRLAKEYKFAAVDERLVERIFHTDNISQQLTHGIEVNGLIWRKYRDEIERYPEIERRLREKQCRARARVALERGQRRHAFGYARRAMGYEPSAESVFIMGFAVLGQRALAGARRARDAAMDWRASLDE is encoded by the coding sequence ATGACGCTCGTCAGCGCCGTCCTCCCGACGTACAACCGCGCGGAGTACGTCTCCGGAGCCGTCGACACCGTGCTGGAGCAGACCCACGACGAGATCGAGGTCGTGGTGGTGAACGACGGCTCGACCGACGACACGGCGGCGGAGCTCGACACCTACGCCGACGACGACCGGGTGCGCGTCCGTCACAACGACGAGAACCGCGGGATATCGACCTCGATGAACCGGGCGGCCGCGGTGGCCGACGGCGAGTTCGTCTGCGTCCTCAACGACGACGACCGCTGGCATCCCGAGAAGGTCGAAAAACAGCTCGACGCCTTCGCCGATCTCGGCGAGGACTATGGTGTCATCTACACCGGCGGAGTCGTCCGCCAGGGCGAGAAGATCGTCCGGGTCTACCGGCCCGATCGCGAGGGCGACATCTACCCCGACGTGATCGCGCGCTTCGGCCTCCATCCCCATTCGAGCCACATGCTCCGCGCGGAGTGCTTCGACCTCGGCGGGTTCGATCCCGACTTTCCCCGTGGGGTTGACTGGGATCACTGCATCCGGCTGGCGAAGGAGTACAAATTTGCGGCGGTCGACGAGCGTCTCGTCGAACGCATCTTCCACACCGACAACATCTCCCAACAGCTCACCCACGGGATCGAGGTCAACGGACTGATCTGGCGGAAGTACCGCGACGAGATCGAACGGTACCCCGAAATCGAGCGCCGGCTCCGCGAGAAGCAGTGTCGAGCGCGCGCGCGAGTCGCGCTCGAACGCGGCCAGCGTCGCCACGCGTTCGGGTACGCGCGCCGCGCGATGGGGTACGAACCCTCCGCCGAGAGCGTCTTCATCATGGGGTTCGCGGTGCTCGGCCAGCGCGCGCTAGCGGGTGCCCGCCGCGCCCGCGACGCCGCGATGGACTGGCGCGCGTCGCTCGACGAGTAG
- a CDS encoding glycosyltransferase family 4 protein gives MHICMLLPERFPPDVRVEKEAATLRAAGHEITLLCRGGPAEPTFERIDGIDVQRLPVDELFTGPRGLVDGARYVATAVHPVWRRELEKLADEDLPGGSIDAIHVHDLPLVKTALAVGENHDVPVIADLHENYPEAVRQIHRMRGWREIARDPEDLIQRIFLSPTRLKRLERHAVRNAERTITVCEEARAHYLRDCGAAPERVTIVSNTVDLDAFDPDATDSPTDLDFDPDDSFVISYVGNFTEHRGLDTLIEGVAQLAKTRSDAQLVLVGKGNEGYVTGLERLARSLGVRDRLTLTGWVDFDDVPGYIAASDVCAVPHAATAHTETTVPHKLFQYMAMGVPVLATDVAPLARIVSRTGCGRVAPAGDGAAIGRALNELADPDRARECGENGRRAVEHRYSWAHDGARLRAIYDEL, from the coding sequence ATGCACATCTGTATGCTCCTCCCGGAGCGGTTCCCGCCGGACGTCCGGGTGGAAAAGGAGGCTGCCACGCTCCGCGCGGCCGGCCACGAGATCACGCTGCTCTGTCGTGGCGGGCCGGCCGAACCCACTTTCGAGCGGATCGACGGGATCGACGTTCAGCGGCTGCCCGTCGACGAGCTGTTCACCGGTCCACGGGGCCTCGTCGACGGCGCACGCTACGTCGCGACCGCCGTCCATCCGGTCTGGCGGCGGGAACTCGAAAAACTCGCCGACGAGGACCTGCCCGGCGGGTCGATCGACGCGATTCACGTCCACGATCTCCCGCTGGTGAAGACCGCGCTCGCGGTGGGCGAGAACCACGACGTGCCGGTGATCGCCGACCTCCACGAGAACTATCCCGAAGCGGTCCGCCAGATCCACCGGATGCGGGGCTGGCGCGAGATTGCGCGCGACCCTGAAGACCTGATCCAGCGGATATTCCTCTCGCCGACCCGACTCAAGCGCCTCGAACGCCACGCGGTCCGGAACGCCGAGCGCACGATCACGGTGTGTGAGGAGGCGCGCGCACACTACCTCCGGGACTGCGGTGCGGCTCCCGAACGGGTGACGATCGTCTCGAACACCGTCGATCTCGACGCGTTCGATCCCGACGCGACCGACTCCCCCACGGATCTCGACTTCGATCCCGACGACTCGTTCGTGATCTCCTACGTGGGAAATTTCACCGAACACCGCGGTCTCGACACGCTGATCGAGGGGGTCGCGCAACTCGCCAAAACCAGATCGGACGCGCAGTTGGTGCTCGTGGGGAAGGGCAACGAGGGCTACGTGACCGGTCTCGAACGCCTCGCGCGCTCGCTCGGGGTTCGGGATCGACTGACGCTCACGGGCTGGGTCGACTTCGACGACGTGCCCGGCTACATCGCCGCGAGCGACGTCTGCGCGGTCCCACACGCCGCAACGGCCCACACCGAGACCACCGTCCCGCACAAGCTCTTCCAGTACATGGCGATGGGCGTCCCGGTGCTGGCGACCGACGTCGCGCCGCTCGCACGGATCGTCTCACGGACGGGCTGTGGCCGCGTCGCGCCCGCCGGCGACGGCGCGGCGATTGGCAGGGCGCTGAACGAGCTCGCCGATCCCGACCGCGCGCGCGAGTGCGGGGAGAACGGTCGACGGGCGGTCGAACACCGGTACAGCTGGGCGCACGACGGCGCGCGTCTCCGTGCGATCTACGACGAGCTGTGA